A genomic window from Nocardioides rotundus includes:
- a CDS encoding FadR/GntR family transcriptional regulator, with the protein MSERATPENAPVSELGPWQPIARSRSYELVVDQIEEQILAGTLRVGDRLPGERDLASHLQVSRAAVREAIRSLEAQGVVRSAVGSGKDSGTLVSAMPSEALTRLLRLHVALANFPMNDVVDARVMLERSSAILAAKNAAPANLDTMRAALDGMERPDVDQETFNDLDTAFHVAIAEASGNRLVADMTIALRDSMRRPILQALHALGSDWERVADQLRADHRAIFAAIEDGHGDLAAEHVDQHIRSAHAALPFVR; encoded by the coding sequence ATGAGTGAGCGCGCAACGCCTGAGAACGCCCCGGTCAGCGAACTGGGGCCTTGGCAACCCATCGCCCGTAGCCGCTCATACGAACTGGTGGTGGACCAGATCGAGGAGCAGATCCTCGCGGGGACGTTGCGGGTCGGGGACCGGCTGCCGGGCGAACGAGACCTGGCCAGCCACCTACAGGTCAGCAGAGCCGCCGTGCGTGAAGCAATCCGCAGCCTGGAGGCTCAGGGGGTCGTGCGCTCAGCGGTGGGATCAGGCAAGGACTCCGGCACCCTCGTCTCGGCCATGCCCAGCGAAGCCCTGACTCGCCTGCTGCGCCTGCATGTGGCACTGGCCAACTTCCCCATGAACGACGTCGTCGACGCGCGCGTCATGCTGGAACGCTCCAGCGCCATCCTGGCGGCCAAGAACGCGGCTCCAGCCAACCTCGACACGATGCGTGCGGCGCTGGACGGGATGGAACGCCCCGACGTCGATCAAGAGACCTTCAACGACCTGGACACCGCCTTCCACGTCGCGATCGCCGAAGCCAGCGGGAACCGGCTGGTAGCAGACATGACCATCGCCCTACGCGACTCCATGCGTCGCCCCATCCTCCAAGCGCTGCATGCACTCGGATCGGACTGGGAGCGGGTCGCCGATCAACTGCGCGCCGACCACCGCGCCATCTTCGCCGCCATCGAGGACGGACACGGTGACCTCGCGGCCGAACACGTCGACCAACACATCCGGTCCGCCCATGCCGCGCTGCCCTTCGTGCGTTAA
- a CDS encoding SpoIIE family protein phosphatase has protein sequence MGCCSTATAITEATNASDEPYGTSRLAAHLRHRRDVPPVEAVRHLTRDVTNHQGGDVRDDATVVCLDWH, from the coding sequence ATCGGCTGCTGTTCTACAGCGACGGCCATCACCGAGGCCACTAACGCCAGCGACGAGCCGTACGGCACCTCGCGGCTCGCCGCCCACCTCCGACACCGACGCGACGTGCCCCCCGTTGAGGCGGTACGCCATCTGACCAGGGACGTCACGAACCACCAAGGCGGCGACGTCCGCGACGACGCGACCGTCGTCTGCCTCGACTGGCACTGA
- a CDS encoding PP2C family protein-serine/threonine phosphatase, which yields MRTLEDTGRLVAYSLTAARRYTDRFERIRRRRDLLLAAEIQWELLPVLAYDTAEFAIAGNLEPAYEIAGDTFDYAVGRDRLTVTITDAIGHGLRAALLGGLAVTTMRNQRRAGADIIEQADEASAQLEKQFGEESYATGFLVQLDPATGTGIAVNAGHPPPLLLRAGHVRSLRVPPDIPLGIFPGTHYRPHRISMRTGDRLLFYSDGHHRGH from the coding sequence TTGCGGACTCTGGAGGACACCGGTCGCCTGGTCGCCTACTCACTGACCGCAGCCCGCCGCTACACCGACCGGTTCGAGCGCATCCGCCGCCGCCGCGACCTCCTCTTGGCCGCGGAGATCCAGTGGGAACTCCTACCGGTGCTCGCCTACGACACCGCCGAGTTCGCTATCGCCGGAAACCTCGAACCTGCCTACGAGATCGCCGGGGACACCTTCGACTACGCAGTCGGACGGGATCGACTGACCGTCACCATCACCGACGCCATCGGTCACGGCCTCCGGGCTGCGCTGCTGGGCGGCCTGGCCGTCACCACTATGCGTAACCAACGCAGGGCGGGTGCCGACATCATCGAACAAGCCGATGAAGCCTCCGCTCAACTCGAGAAGCAGTTCGGCGAAGAAAGCTATGCCACGGGCTTCCTCGTCCAGCTCGACCCAGCCACAGGCACCGGCATCGCGGTCAACGCGGGCCACCCGCCTCCGTTGCTGCTGCGCGCCGGTCATGTGCGCTCTCTACGGGTCCCACCCGACATCCCTTTGGGGATCTTCCCCGGCACGCACTACCGGCCGCACCGCATCTCCATGAGGACGGGCGATCGGCTGCTGTTCTACAGCGACGGCCATCACCGAGGCCACTAA
- a CDS encoding bifunctional DNA primase/polymerase, whose amino-acid sequence MNQLPQPRAATVRWSPRLLNDIVNAPDLATAAEHLGVNGIPVFPCVPCGKRPLTAHGFQDASAERDVLDFWWRRHPDANIGVPTGAAGGVDVVDVDVHKTVSGYPAFEHARRAGFVEGWAWLVRTPSGGLHAYFLHTGEREQRSWQVPGKHIDFRGDGGYIIVPPSRVTGEDGVTRSYEQIAIASHHPAAVDANGLRGFLDPPRPMRPPTDLPAVGARPDKLAAWVASRPEGGRNGGLFWAACRMAEEGHDLSTTTSLLGPAAYTAGLPEREAMVTIRSAYRIATRLGQASQPRPTNAVEAVGL is encoded by the coding sequence ATGAACCAGTTGCCCCAACCACGAGCCGCGACAGTCCGGTGGAGTCCGCGGCTCCTCAACGACATCGTCAACGCACCGGATCTCGCTACGGCGGCGGAACACCTGGGGGTCAACGGCATCCCCGTGTTTCCGTGCGTCCCCTGCGGCAAGCGCCCGCTGACCGCCCACGGCTTCCAGGACGCCAGCGCCGAGCGGGACGTCCTCGACTTCTGGTGGCGGCGACACCCTGACGCCAACATCGGCGTGCCTACAGGCGCGGCCGGTGGCGTCGACGTGGTCGACGTCGATGTTCACAAGACCGTCTCCGGATACCCCGCCTTCGAGCACGCACGCCGGGCCGGCTTCGTCGAAGGCTGGGCCTGGCTGGTCCGCACCCCGTCAGGCGGACTGCACGCCTACTTCCTCCACACAGGCGAGCGCGAGCAGCGGTCGTGGCAGGTGCCGGGCAAGCACATCGACTTCCGGGGCGATGGCGGCTACATCATCGTCCCGCCCTCCCGGGTGACCGGCGAGGACGGTGTGACCCGCAGCTACGAGCAGATCGCGATCGCCTCCCACCATCCCGCCGCGGTGGACGCCAACGGGCTCCGAGGGTTCCTCGACCCGCCCCGGCCAATGCGCCCACCCACCGACCTCCCGGCCGTCGGCGCGAGACCGGACAAGCTCGCCGCGTGGGTCGCATCCCGCCCCGAAGGAGGCCGCAATGGTGGCCTCTTCTGGGCGGCCTGCCGGATGGCCGAAGAGGGCCACGACCTGAGCACAACGACCTCCCTGCTCGGCCCGGCGGCGTACACCGCCGGGCTCCCGGAGCGGGAAGCGATGGTGACGATCCGGTCGGCGTACCGGATCGCGACTCGACTCGGGCAGGCGAGCCAGCCGCGCCCTACGAACGCGGTTGAGGCGGTGGGACTGTGA
- a CDS encoding ParB N-terminal domain-containing protein — translation MSERGHIELDRSVSTIVVGERHRRDTGDLTPLMDSLKRVGLLQPVTITPDGYLICGYRRLEAAKKLGWHTLRVWVRSGISDELTRLLAERDENTTHKPLSNIEAAHLYDEMKTLLQEDAARRQRASQFGHEDDKTAGQPGGSESEPPGAPGRTRHQAALLVTQRASHTRLEAILEMERVAADRELPKDVRKVAEDELAAIRNGGPVDPRYQRVMAAKRIAAMMAPGAEAKLNEEAEKALEQAKKDRRRRIQENKRRREEEAANRKRSTRSFNLKWAEMDGWSKRYDVEQIAREIKPDDWALFLRVIDETKAFAEAVTLVKESGGTPES, via the coding sequence ATGTCTGAGCGCGGCCACATCGAGCTCGACCGCTCCGTCAGCACCATCGTCGTCGGCGAACGCCACCGCCGGGACACCGGCGACCTGACCCCCCTGATGGACTCCTTGAAGCGAGTCGGCCTTCTTCAACCCGTCACCATCACACCCGACGGCTACTTGATCTGCGGCTACCGCCGCCTCGAAGCGGCCAAGAAGCTCGGATGGCACACCCTGCGTGTGTGGGTGAGGTCCGGGATCAGCGACGAGCTGACCCGGCTCCTCGCCGAGCGCGACGAGAACACAACGCACAAGCCGCTCTCCAACATCGAGGCCGCGCATCTGTACGACGAGATGAAGACCCTCCTCCAGGAGGATGCAGCCCGGCGTCAGAGGGCGTCGCAGTTCGGACACGAAGATGACAAAACTGCAGGCCAGCCCGGTGGTTCCGAATCGGAACCACCGGGAGCACCCGGCAGGACTCGACACCAGGCGGCCCTTCTGGTCACGCAGCGGGCATCCCACACCCGGCTGGAGGCGATCCTGGAGATGGAGCGCGTGGCTGCTGACCGCGAACTCCCAAAGGACGTCCGGAAGGTCGCCGAGGACGAGCTGGCCGCAATCCGCAACGGCGGCCCGGTCGACCCTCGCTACCAACGCGTGATGGCCGCCAAGCGCATCGCCGCGATGATGGCGCCCGGAGCCGAGGCCAAGCTCAACGAGGAAGCCGAAAAGGCCCTCGAGCAAGCCAAGAAGGACCGGCGTCGGCGCATCCAGGAGAACAAGCGACGGCGTGAGGAAGAGGCCGCCAACCGGAAGCGATCGACACGCTCGTTCAACCTCAAGTGGGCCGAGATGGACGGCTGGTCGAAGAGGTACGACGTCGAGCAGATCGCCCGCGAGATCAAGCCCGATGACTGGGCGCTCTTCCTGCGCGTCATCGACGAGACCAAGGCGTTCGCCGAGGCCGTCACCCTCGTCAAGGAGTCGGGCGGCACACCTGAGTCGTGA
- a CDS encoding cell wall protein: MTYAVLVHRAHSPSAASTKAQAPVELTEVHDVPAVTELPELRRTSDPETFARQVAEAIFAWNTATLVSRTDHIELLIEVADPAGESTPGLVSDLDNYLPTQDAWVELTKYATEQWLTVDSVSTPTKWAEAEAQAGDELLPGTTALTIQGTRHRSGIWEGEPVSSEHDVAFTIFLVCAPSYPECHLLRLSMLDKPLD; the protein is encoded by the coding sequence GTGACGTACGCCGTGCTGGTCCACCGGGCGCACTCCCCCAGCGCTGCGTCGACCAAGGCGCAGGCGCCGGTCGAGTTGACGGAGGTCCACGACGTCCCGGCAGTGACCGAACTGCCTGAACTGCGCCGGACGTCGGACCCCGAGACCTTCGCTCGTCAGGTCGCTGAGGCGATCTTCGCGTGGAACACCGCGACGCTCGTCTCCAGGACCGACCACATCGAGCTACTAATCGAAGTCGCCGACCCGGCCGGCGAGTCCACGCCCGGCCTGGTGTCCGACCTCGACAACTACTTGCCGACGCAGGACGCGTGGGTCGAACTGACCAAATACGCGACGGAGCAATGGCTCACCGTGGACTCGGTCAGCACCCCAACCAAGTGGGCCGAGGCTGAGGCGCAGGCCGGTGACGAGCTGCTTCCCGGCACGACGGCCCTCACGATCCAGGGCACCCGCCACCGCTCCGGCATCTGGGAGGGCGAGCCGGTTTCGTCCGAGCACGACGTGGCGTTCACCATCTTCCTCGTCTGCGCGCCGTCGTACCCCGAGTGTCACCTGCTCCGGCTGTCGATGCTCGACAAGCCGCTGGACTGA
- a CDS encoding M23 family metallopeptidase, whose translation MGKVVAGGLVAILLGPACILLGLGALMSPAAQAENQCLVSPASTPVGGAAPRLPETARVVVPLPGGTWVRTSGFGRRVHPVTGEYKLHTGVDLSAPAGTHILAAADGRVAFAGPATGYGHLILIEHTVGGKRVATGYAHMYADGIHVEAGDTVTAGQYIADVGSDGYSTGTHLHFEVRPGGTDAAPVDPEPWMASNGAANVEGGSATSAAGCANGGPASPYTGKSPDGLVDDPTSDGQITQRTAHILSQVQKNFPDSHWACWSPRSGKSEHPLGRACDGTFGNSIGTAASGRALDYGWKVTNWLKENAETLGVEYLIWQGRIWSVARASEGWRPYDGGGMHNPNRVTGGHYDHCHWTARA comes from the coding sequence ATGGGCAAGGTCGTCGCTGGCGGGTTGGTCGCGATCCTTCTTGGCCCGGCCTGCATCCTGCTGGGTCTTGGAGCGCTCATGAGTCCAGCGGCGCAGGCCGAGAACCAGTGCCTCGTCTCGCCGGCATCTACTCCGGTCGGTGGGGCTGCGCCCAGGCTCCCCGAGACCGCCCGAGTGGTCGTCCCGCTCCCTGGCGGGACTTGGGTGCGAACGAGTGGCTTCGGGAGGCGGGTCCACCCGGTCACCGGCGAGTACAAGCTGCACACCGGCGTCGACCTCTCCGCGCCAGCCGGGACGCATATCCTCGCCGCGGCCGACGGCCGTGTGGCGTTCGCCGGACCAGCCACGGGCTACGGCCACCTCATCCTGATCGAGCACACCGTCGGAGGAAAGCGGGTTGCCACCGGCTACGCCCACATGTACGCCGATGGCATCCATGTCGAAGCCGGCGATACCGTCACCGCTGGGCAGTACATCGCCGACGTCGGCTCCGACGGCTACTCCACCGGCACACACCTGCACTTCGAGGTCCGCCCCGGTGGCACCGACGCTGCGCCAGTCGACCCGGAGCCCTGGATGGCCTCGAACGGCGCGGCAAACGTCGAGGGTGGCTCAGCCACGAGTGCCGCAGGATGCGCCAATGGTGGTCCGGCGTCGCCGTACACCGGCAAAAGTCCCGACGGCCTTGTCGACGACCCGACCTCTGACGGACAGATCACACAGCGGACCGCGCACATCCTCTCCCAGGTCCAGAAGAACTTCCCCGACTCCCACTGGGCGTGCTGGTCGCCGCGCTCGGGGAAGTCCGAGCACCCCCTTGGCCGAGCCTGCGACGGCACCTTCGGCAACTCGATCGGCACCGCAGCAAGCGGCCGTGCGCTCGACTACGGCTGGAAGGTCACCAACTGGCTGAAGGAGAACGCCGAGACCCTCGGCGTTGAGTACCTCATCTGGCAGGGACGCATCTGGTCGGTAGCGCGAGCGTCCGAGGGCTGGCGACCTTACGACGGCGGCGGGATGCACAATCCCAACCGCGTGACCGGCGGACACTACGACCATTGTCACTGGACGGCTCGGGCATAG
- a CDS encoding DUF6112 family protein: MTMKIPAILSLVGPDFGAVGGSSQLRAIVGALLTYGLIVAVLMVVICAATWAIGSSNGSWQTASKGKTGLFVALGGAVLTGGALAWANWLLEVGATL, translated from the coding sequence ATGACCATGAAGATCCCCGCGATTCTGTCTCTCGTCGGCCCCGACTTCGGTGCCGTCGGCGGCTCTAGCCAACTCCGCGCCATCGTCGGTGCGCTGCTGACCTACGGGTTGATCGTCGCCGTCCTGATGGTTGTCATCTGCGCGGCGACGTGGGCCATCGGCTCCTCCAACGGGAGCTGGCAGACGGCGAGCAAGGGCAAGACCGGCCTCTTCGTCGCGCTCGGCGGCGCGGTCCTCACGGGTGGCGCGCTCGCGTGGGCCAACTGGCTCCTCGAAGTGGGAGCGACGTTGTGA
- a CDS encoding DUF6349 family protein has translation MSEEQLAFDIEGMLHEAAVESTPEWRGAPLHFTTAYYPPADLDAAFEHWQFLHAHDTTHVHSRMWRHSITVPENAQVAGHGSALYTTDLRCELWKHADRHESCQCVGDLMHQAICEPCEWNAITDHENVAVELWHDHGLPGWRELPIVPSRLRAMDRDQMSKATKKWIAKNYPESMQVPGAPMITERRPFGTRHVPGRSPWGGYDISHTAVGPDRIVEGAKPLRRTHDCPLESTRSIAPSGIGLGD, from the coding sequence GTGAGCGAGGAGCAGCTCGCCTTCGACATCGAGGGCATGCTCCACGAGGCGGCCGTCGAGTCGACTCCCGAGTGGCGTGGTGCTCCCCTGCACTTCACCACGGCCTACTACCCGCCTGCCGATCTCGATGCCGCCTTCGAGCACTGGCAGTTCCTCCACGCCCACGACACGACCCACGTCCACAGCCGCATGTGGCGCCACTCGATCACCGTCCCCGAGAACGCCCAGGTCGCGGGCCACGGGTCCGCGCTCTACACAACAGACTTGCGTTGTGAGCTGTGGAAGCACGCCGACCGGCACGAGTCGTGCCAGTGTGTCGGCGATCTGATGCACCAGGCGATCTGTGAACCGTGCGAGTGGAACGCGATCACCGACCACGAGAACGTCGCTGTCGAGTTGTGGCACGACCACGGGCTCCCGGGCTGGCGCGAACTCCCGATCGTCCCGTCGAGGTTGCGTGCGATGGACAGGGACCAGATGTCCAAAGCCACGAAGAAGTGGATCGCCAAGAACTACCCCGAGTCCATGCAGGTGCCCGGTGCGCCGATGATCACGGAGCGTCGCCCCTTCGGCACGCGGCACGTCCCCGGCCGCTCGCCCTGGGGCGGCTACGACATCTCCCACACGGCCGTGGGCCCTGACCGCATCGTCGAGGGAGCCAAGCCCCTCCGCCGTACCCACGACTGTCCGCTGGAGTCGACCCGATCGATCGCGCCGTCAGGCATCGGCCTCGGCGACTGA
- a CDS encoding RNA polymerase sigma factor codes for MTVDEAVRSSPSEAEFGEWISEISPMLLNYFLRRVDPQADAADLVSETVVVLWRRATSIPTDGQSARMWAFGIARRVLATHRRAGRRRNALADRLRGELATEVEKLDTDVRVLDLRTALDGLKPLDREIIRLVHWDGLSLAEVAQHLGKPAGTIRSRYHRAREDLKTRLGN; via the coding sequence GTGACGGTCGACGAGGCCGTGCGGTCGTCTCCTTCGGAGGCCGAGTTCGGTGAATGGATCTCCGAAATCAGCCCCATGCTTCTCAACTACTTCCTGCGCCGTGTCGATCCGCAGGCCGACGCCGCAGACCTGGTCAGCGAGACGGTCGTCGTCTTGTGGCGGAGAGCCACGTCCATCCCGACGGATGGACAGTCGGCAAGGATGTGGGCGTTCGGGATAGCTCGGAGGGTCTTAGCAACGCATCGTCGAGCCGGCCGCCGCCGCAACGCACTTGCTGACCGCCTCCGCGGCGAGCTCGCAACAGAGGTGGAAAAACTTGACACGGATGTGCGAGTGCTTGATCTCCGAACGGCCTTGGACGGTCTCAAGCCGCTGGATCGGGAGATCATTCGACTTGTTCATTGGGACGGTCTGAGCTTGGCGGAGGTCGCACAGCACCTAGGTAAGCCGGCTGGCACCATCCGCAGCAGGTATCACCGCGCCCGGGAAGACCTAAAGACTCGGCTGGGGAACTAA
- a CDS encoding IS256 family transposase: protein MTAPHIVDPAGLLGEALAEASPDLMRDLLQTMINALLCADADAVVGAEYGRPTPGRTTQRNGYRHRDLDTRVGTIDVAIPKLRKGTYFPEWLLERRKRSEAALITVVADCYLAGVSTRRMDKLVKTLGIDSLSKSQVSRMAAELDEHVEQFRHRPLNDAGPFTFVAADALTMKLREGGRVINAVVLLATGVNGDGHREVLGMRVATAETGPVWNEFFADLVARGLTGVRLVTSDAHAGLVEAIAANLPGASWQRCRTHYAANLMSVTPKTMWPAVKAMLHSVYDQPDRPAVHAQFDRLLDYVDGKLPEVHDHLDTARADILAFTGFPKDVWTQIWSNNPAERLNREIRRRTDSVGIFPTRDAIIRLVGAVLAEQTDEWAEGRRYLGLEVLARCRVNIIPTTEPEIGADNLPALTA, encoded by the coding sequence ATGACCGCTCCCCACATTGTCGACCCTGCCGGCCTGCTTGGCGAAGCACTCGCCGAAGCCTCGCCCGATCTGATGCGCGATCTGCTGCAGACGATGATCAACGCCCTGCTGTGCGCCGATGCCGATGCGGTGGTCGGCGCCGAATACGGCCGACCCACACCCGGCCGGACGACGCAGCGCAACGGCTACCGCCACCGCGACCTAGACACCCGGGTCGGCACCATCGACGTCGCGATCCCCAAGCTCCGCAAGGGCACCTACTTCCCCGAGTGGCTGCTCGAGCGCCGCAAGCGCTCCGAGGCCGCGCTGATCACCGTCGTGGCCGACTGCTACCTCGCCGGCGTGTCCACGCGGCGGATGGACAAGCTGGTCAAGACCCTGGGCATCGACTCGCTGAGCAAGTCCCAGGTCTCCCGGATGGCGGCCGAGCTCGACGAGCACGTCGAGCAGTTCCGGCACCGACCCCTCAACGACGCCGGTCCGTTCACGTTCGTGGCCGCCGACGCGTTGACGATGAAGCTGCGCGAGGGCGGCCGGGTGATCAACGCGGTGGTGCTGCTCGCCACCGGTGTCAACGGCGACGGACACCGCGAGGTCCTCGGCATGCGCGTGGCCACCGCTGAGACCGGCCCGGTCTGGAACGAGTTCTTCGCCGACCTCGTCGCCCGCGGCCTGACCGGGGTCCGTCTGGTCACCTCAGATGCCCACGCCGGCCTGGTCGAAGCGATCGCGGCGAACCTGCCTGGAGCCTCCTGGCAGCGCTGCCGCACCCACTACGCCGCGAACCTGATGTCGGTGACGCCCAAGACCATGTGGCCCGCGGTCAAGGCGATGCTGCACTCGGTCTACGACCAACCCGACCGGCCCGCGGTCCATGCCCAGTTCGACCGGCTCCTGGACTACGTCGACGGCAAGCTCCCCGAGGTCCACGACCACCTCGACACCGCCCGCGCGGACATCCTGGCCTTCACCGGCTTCCCCAAGGACGTGTGGACCCAGATCTGGTCCAACAACCCCGCCGAACGCCTCAACCGCGAGATCCGCCGCCGCACCGACTCCGTGGGCATCTTCCCCACCCGCGACGCCATCATCCGACTCGTCGGAGCCGTGCTGGCCGAGCAGACCGACGAATGGGCCGAAGGCCGCCGCTACCTCGGACTCGAGGTCCTCGCCCGCTGCCGGGTCAACATCATCCCCACCACCGAACCCGAGATCGGAGCCGATAACCTCCCCGCCCTGACCGCCTGA
- a CDS encoding DUF6112 family protein produces the protein MINLGLPSTVVSLLPQDINIGPNSNGLPGISQLKNIVGATMTVGLILAVLALIVSAVVWALGANSSNPHLAGRGKFGVLVGLGAAIITGASVALVNFFWNVGQSV, from the coding sequence GTGATCAACCTCGGTCTACCCAGCACGGTCGTGTCACTGTTGCCGCAGGACATCAACATCGGCCCGAACTCCAACGGGCTGCCGGGCATCAGCCAGCTCAAGAACATCGTTGGCGCGACGATGACCGTCGGCCTCATCCTCGCCGTACTCGCCCTGATCGTCTCGGCGGTCGTCTGGGCACTCGGCGCGAACTCGTCGAACCCGCACTTGGCTGGTCGCGGCAAGTTCGGCGTTCTGGTCGGGCTCGGTGCCGCGATCATCACCGGCGCGTCCGTCGCGCTCGTCAACTTCTTCTGGAACGTCGGCCAGTCGGTCTGA
- a CDS encoding type IV secretion system protein has product MVDVCDVPVISSVCDVAGDAGGALVSAPFDWLAQGMGHAAGWMFEAVWKVFDSTTMVDVTSSQYTKVYNILFGIAVFVMLGFFMLQVIGGMIRREPAALTRAALGLAKSILGSFVALALLATALEVTDQLCIGIVNAAGTNMEQMGDRIALLTTGLVGLNLAAPGAGAILTIFIAGLAIGAAGIVWISLLVRKALLLIAIVFAPVAMAGSTWDHTRSWVSKWASFVIALIISKVVLVVIFLLATAQVSAPIDGDIQSVSEPIAGVVLMLMAGFAPYMTYKAINFMGFDMYHAMSAEQEGKSALNRPMPIPMNRAPSSQPSKVLDGGSGGGSPAPAAAPTGTGPSTGGAGAASTGGGGAAAGGAAAGGVAAGVVVAKEATTAGVRTGQAVGGAASQQADAAQKTPVSPSGAPIPPHVADSVPSQSNGKNG; this is encoded by the coding sequence ATGGTCGACGTCTGCGATGTACCTGTCATCTCATCCGTGTGCGATGTCGCGGGCGACGCAGGCGGAGCGCTGGTGTCCGCGCCCTTCGACTGGCTGGCTCAGGGCATGGGGCACGCAGCGGGCTGGATGTTCGAGGCTGTGTGGAAAGTCTTCGACTCGACCACGATGGTCGATGTCACCAGCAGTCAGTACACCAAGGTCTACAACATCCTATTCGGCATCGCCGTCTTCGTGATGCTCGGCTTCTTCATGCTCCAAGTCATCGGGGGCATGATCCGACGCGAACCAGCCGCGCTGACGCGAGCAGCCCTCGGGCTGGCGAAGTCGATCCTCGGCTCCTTCGTCGCGCTCGCTCTGCTGGCGACGGCCTTGGAGGTCACCGACCAGCTCTGCATCGGCATCGTCAACGCGGCCGGGACCAACATGGAGCAGATGGGCGACCGCATCGCTCTACTGACCACCGGCCTCGTTGGGCTCAACCTCGCGGCGCCCGGCGCGGGTGCGATCCTGACGATCTTCATCGCCGGCCTCGCGATCGGCGCGGCAGGCATCGTGTGGATCAGCCTGCTCGTCCGGAAGGCGCTGCTCCTCATCGCCATCGTCTTCGCACCCGTGGCGATGGCTGGGTCGACCTGGGACCACACCCGCTCCTGGGTCAGCAAGTGGGCGTCGTTCGTGATCGCTCTGATCATTTCCAAGGTCGTCCTGGTCGTGATCTTCCTGCTCGCCACGGCGCAGGTCTCCGCACCCATCGACGGGGACATTCAGTCCGTGTCCGAGCCGATCGCCGGCGTCGTGCTCATGCTGATGGCTGGGTTCGCGCCGTACATGACCTACAAGGCGATCAACTTCATGGGCTTCGACATGTACCACGCGATGTCGGCTGAGCAGGAAGGCAAATCGGCGCTCAACCGCCCGATGCCAATCCCGATGAACCGTGCTCCGAGTTCGCAGCCGAGCAAGGTGCTCGACGGCGGCAGTGGTGGCGGTTCACCCGCGCCGGCCGCAGCACCGACCGGTACGGGACCGTCAACCGGGGGTGCTGGAGCTGCGTCCACGGGAGGAGGCGGGGCTGCCGCGGGCGGGGCTGCCGCTGGCGGAGTCGCTGCGGGTGTGGTTGTGGCGAAAGAGGCCACGACCGCTGGAGTCCGGACCGGCCAGGCGGTCGGCGGTGCCGCCTCGCAACAGGCAGACGCCGCCCAGAAGACCCCGGTCTCGCCCTCAGGTGCACCGATTCCGCCGCATGTCGCGGACTCGGTGCCCTCGCAGTCCAACGGGAAGAACGGCTGA